GTAAGTCGCTATTAGTGCTTTATGAATCCCTTTTTGTTTCATTTCTGCTAAGGTCGTTAGCTTTTTTCAGAATTCAAAGGAAAATGAGCATCCTTATGCTTTAATTCTGCGATCAAACACAAAAGTCTCTGATTTTAACAATTTAATGGCATTAAAATCGGGGTGGAGTGGATTGATCAGGTAATTGTACTCCGCGTTGATAATAGAAGAGGGAACTTTTAATACAGCAGATTTGTTGTCCTTTATCCATTCTTCACCTAATTGCTGAGTAAGGGGAATGTGCTGAAATTCAGTCCAGTCTGCAGGTAATTTTTTTTGCTCAATGCTAAGAATACAAATGTCATCTGGTATTTGGATGGTCATTACTTTGAAATACTGGTTCAGTCCGATCTGGTTTCTGTGCACTACGTTTTCCAGGCAGGCCAGGGAGCGGGAAGAGGCCGTGTAGATCATTTCTATATCGTTGGGATTCCAGCGGGCCGCCCTTCCTGAGGCTGTCAGTTTAACAGCATATTTAGCCAGGCAAATACGAAAGACCTGCATCTTATGCTAAATCGCCGTATTCAATCCTAATCAGCTCTTCTTCAATAAGAGAAATACCCGTAATGGTATCCATCAGATCAAAAGGAATCTGGTTTCCCAAACCATAAGCAGGCATATTTAACCATTGATGGAATGTTTTGGCAGAACCAAAAATTTCTATCCCTTTGTCAAATAAAGAAAATGACTTTAAAAGCTTTTCGCTTAAAGCAGCATCCAGTTTTGATGAATTGCTTACATAATTCTGTATGGTTTTGACATTTGTTTTAAAGGTATCCTGAAATTCTTCTTTGCTGAAACCTGAAAGGTTTAAAAAATCGAGGGCTGCTTTTGCTGACAGGCCCTTTTTAGAACTGGTGAGCAGACTGATAGGATTATCATATAAAGATTGATATGTTGCAATCAAGGCAGATTCAGCAACTATAGAAACTTTTGCTTTTGTTTTATAAGGTTTTGGTGTAGCAGCCATATCACATGTAATTTAGTGTATATGCAAATATAAGAAAAAATTCCTTTTGTGTTGGAATATTTTCTTTATTAGGCTGGTAATTGTTTTTTGACCCTTTGAAGAAAATAATCGAGATCAAATGGTTTACTGATGAAATCGTCTGCACAAGCCTCTTCCAGCACCGATTTTTCGGCAGCATGGGCAGACATAATAATGACGGGTATATGTAGTGTTTCGCTGCTTGTTTTTAAATCGCGGCAAATGGCAATCCCATTGCCATCGGGAAGCATAACATCTAAAATAATCAAATCGGGCTTATCATTCTGTATTCCCTTAATGAACTCCTTGGCGCCGCCAAAGGATTCTACATCGTAATTTTCGTCTCTCAACAGGTATTCTACGATAAATCTAATGTCTTCATCATCTTCAACAATGTGTATACGTTTTGCCATAAGTAAATTGTGATACTTCTCTAATTAAAATCAAGGCATTTGCAAAAACAACCCATTTTGAGGGCTAAAAGTTTTGAAAACAAAAAAGTTTAAATAGAAAAAATGCAATAGGGGGCAAGTTCTGTGCGTTTATTTGCAAAATAATATATATTTGGCTCAAATTAAAAAATCAAAACATGAGGGGCTGCCCAGGCAACTTCTCAACAATTAAAAGAAAACATGGAAAAATTCTCAAAAGTTAAAGAATTGTTAGCTTCAGTTGAAGCAGATGCAGAAAAATTTTATAATGCAGGTAACAGCGCTGCAGGTACAAGAGTACGTAAAGCAATGCAAGATTTAAAAGTCCTTGCTCAGGAAATCCGTACAGAAGTTACTGAAAAGAAAAACAGCGGTAAATAATAACCTTTTGAAAAATCAGCAGCCAGGGCATGGCTGCTGATTTTTTTATTTCTAAAATATGTCATATATACCCAATCCCTCCCGATATTCAAAAATGGAATACCGTCGCTGTGGCAATAGCGGGTTAAAGCTACCTGCTATTTCTTTGGGGTTATGGCATAATTTCGGTCATGTTGACCAGCTGGAAAATTGCAGTAACATTTTAAAACTGGCTTTTGATAACGGAATTACGCATTTTGACCTGGCCAACAATTACGGGCCACCTCCGGGCTCGGCCGAAGAGAATTTTGGCCGGTTGTTAAAACGCAATTTCTCTGGTTACAGGGATGAAATGATCATTTCTACAAAAGCAGGATATACCATGTGGGAGGGCCCATATGGTGACTGGGGCTCTAAAAAATACCTGGTATCCAGTCTGGACCAGAGCTTAAGGCGAATGAACCTTTCTTATGTAGATATTTTCTATCATCACCGTCCAGATCCTGAAACCCCGATTGAAGAAACCATGTCGGCGCTTAACCTCCTTGTCAGGCAAGGCAAAGCCTTGTATGTGGGGCTTTCCAATTACAAACCGGCAGAAGCGGCCCGGGCCATCCAGATCTTAAAGGAACTGGGGACACCTTGTCTCATTCATCAGCCTAAATACTCCATGTATGAACGCTGGATTGAAGATGGCTTACTTGATCTTTTAGGGAACGAAGGTGTAGGATGTATTCCTTTTTCGCCACTGGCGCAGGGGATGCTTACCGATAAATATTTGAAGGGCATTCCTGCTGATTCCAGGGCGGCCAAAGCGCATGGTTTTTTAAAACCGGAGCAGGTTACATCTGAGAAAATCAACCAGTTGCAGCAATTGAATGCACTTGCAGCGGAAAGGGGTCAGAAACTGGCCCAAATGGCTTTGTCCTGGATACTTCGCGATCAGCGCATTACTTCGGTGCTGGTAGGGGCAAGCAGGCCAGAGCAGCTGGCCGATTCCTTAAAATGCCTGGATAATATTACATTCAGCCAGGCAGAACTGGATAAAATAGACCGTATCCTTTGATTTATTTCTATATTTAGAGATGGAACCATCACAAAAATTACCAATTTTAGATGGTGTTGAGCTCCGTGTACTGGGTGTACTCATGGAGAAGTCGAAAACAACACCGGAATATTATCCCATGACTATCAATGCCATTACCCTGGCCTGCAATCAGAAAACCTCCCGAAAACCAGTGGTCCAATACGACGATCAGACAGTAACACTTGCCCTGGATACCCTCAAAAGAAAAAGCCTGGTATCTACAGCAACCGGAGGTTCGAGTCGCAGTGTAAAGTATAAACACAATTTTGCTATAGTATTTCCCGTGCTGCCACAAGAAGTTGCCATCATGTGTTTGCTGATGTTGAGAGGACCGCAAACCCCAGGTGAGTTGAATACCAATTCGGGGAGGATGTTCGAGTTTGAATCCCTTGACGAAGTGCAATCTGTGCTGGAAAGACTCTCTGATCCGGAAATGCCTTATTTAATGCAACTGCCTAAACGTGCGGGGCAAAAGGAAGTACGTTACATGCATTTATTAGGAGGTGAGCCAGATCTGAGCCAGATTGAGCAGCAGGAAGAGGGATACAGTAAGCCAGCAGGAGAACTGGAAACAAGACTGGCCAAAGTAGAAGAGGAACTGGCTGAATTGAAGGAAGCCTTTGAAAAATTAATGAAAGAACTGTACTAACGGGTAGTTAACATTTTTTAAAATTAATTTAGCAATTAAAAATTAAAATTCTATCTTTGCACCCTCTTCAAACAGAAGATGATTCCGTAGCTCAGCTGGTAGAGCATTACACTTTTAATGTAGTGGTCCTGGGTTCGAATCCCAGCGGGATCACAGAAAAGCACACCATTAGGTGTGCTTTTTTTGTTTAAACTCGATTCGAACATACCTGAGCTCATCTAATAACTCGATAATCTGTCCCGGTTTCTTATTCAGTTGCGCTAAAGGCAGCCGCAGGGAATGTTCGTCTTTAAGTCTTACCACAAGCGTCTTTTCACTAGCTGTTCCATGGCCGGTATCGGCAGAAAAGTAAGTGTAGCTGCTTTCTTCTACGAAATAGGATTCAATATTTTCCCAGGGATAAAATTCCTTATTGTCTACAATCAAACCCTCAGTTTTTATAGTGATGTGGCTGTAGAGCCGTAAAGAAATGATCACATAAAATGCGATAACAGTAACAATGAGCAGATAAATGAGGGATAAGATAAAGACCACCATATTACCCCAATAGGCGAACATCAAATACAGTCCGCCAAATACGGCCAGGCCGGTATTCATCAGCTCAATTGGTACTGTTTTCCAAGTTTTTTTAATTACAACGGGCTTCATTTTTAGGAAGGCTTTTACCTGTAACTAATATAGAAAATTAGCAGGAGAAAAGAAATGGCGGCGGGAAAGATGGAGCCCAGGGTTAGCGGGCAAATAAAAGGCAAGGGCACATTATTCCCGTTTATTTGACGTAAACCGTTTTGATGTTTACAAATTCATGGATGCCAAACATACCCAGTTCGCGGCCATAGCCGCTTTGGTTGATGCCTCCAAAGGGCAGGTGTGGATCTGATTTCACGAGCGAATTCACAAAGCATGATCCTGCCTGTAACTTGTTTCGTGCAATTTCTTCTCCAAGCTGCACATTACTGGTAAACACGGCAGCACCGAGTCCAAACGACGTATCGTTTGCCAGGCTGATTGCATGTTCGGTATCCCGGGCTGTCAGGATAGCCGCAACGGGCCCAAACAATTCCTCACTGTAGGCCGGCATGCCTTTTTTTATGTTTGTAAGTACTGTAGGCTCATAATAGGCATGTTCGCCTTTCCTTGCCGGTACCTTGCCTCCCAGTATACATTTGGCCCCCATTTCTGTATTCTTCAATACCTGCGCGTGCAGCTCATCACGCAGATCGGCCCGTGCCATAGGGCCTAAATCTGTTCCGGTCTCAAAAGGGTCGCCTATTTTCCTTTGCTTTATCCTGTCTACAAAAAGTGACGTAAACTCCCTTTCTATTTTTTTAGCCACAATAAATCTCTTGGCTGCTATACAGCTTTGCCCGTTGTTGATGAGCCTGCTGCTGGCGCATACATCAGCCGCCATTTCCAGGTCAGCATCCTCAAGCACCAGGTAAGGGTCACTTCCTCCAAGTTCCAGCACAGTCTTCTTTAACAAGAGACCAGCCTGGGCCGCAACTTTTGTGCCGGCAACGGTACTGCCGGTAAGTGTAACCGCTTTTACAAGCGGATGCTCAATTACTGCAGCTACGGCCTTACTGCCAATCAATAAGGTTTGAAAGACATGGGCAGGGAAGCCTGCATCTTTAACCATTTGTTCAATGGCCAGTGCACAACCCGGTACATTTGAAGCGTGCTTCAGTACTCCACAATTGCCCGCCATCAATGCAGGGGCCAAAAACCTGAACACCTGCCAGAAAGGAAAATTCCAGGGCATAACGGCCAATACTGTTCCTAAAGGCTGGAAGCTCACATAGCTTTTTGCGGCCTCAGTAGTTACCAGCTGGTCCTGAAGAAAAGCGCTGGCATTGCCGGCATAATACTGGCAAACAGCAGCGCATTTATCTATTTCTGCCAGGCCATCTTTCAAAGGTTTGCCCATTTCAACAGCCATAAGCGCCGCCAGCTTGTCCCTTTCTGCATGTAGCCGCGCAGCAAGTTTATCCATTAAAACGGCCCGCTCCCCAAAACTACTTTCCTTCCAGCTCAGCCATGCTTTATGCGTTTGCCCAATTTTCCTAATCACCTTGTCCGGCGGGTCTTCCCTGTAAGATTTAACGATTTTTCCGTTGGCCGGGTTAACAGATTGTATGCTCATAATGAAAGTACTATAGGATCAATGAAAATAGCACATAGCTGAAACCACTACCACAGCACTAATGTTTTCCTTTTTGTAAAGATGTTCCTTAATGAAGCGGATAGCGTTTACCATGTGGCTGTTCACGGTTGCTGCTGTAATGCCAAGTATATCTGCGGCTTCCTGGTAAGATTTACCTTCGATTTTGCAGAGTATGAAGACTTTTCTGCGCGATTCGGAAAGGCTGTTAATAGCTTCCTGTATCATGCCCGAAGTTTCCTTGTTAATGAGGGCCTCCTCGGTTTGCATGTAATAATCTACCGCATTTACCAGTAAACGCGCATGCAGGCGCTTATCTTTTGAAATCTTCCTGAAATAATCGTAAACCAGGTTATTGGCCACAGTATGCAAGAAAGAAACAAATGATTGCTCAGGCCTGATGTCTTCCCGTTTTTCCCATATTTTCAAAAACAGGTCCTGCAAAAGCTCATCTGCAACAGATTCATCTTTCACAACACGGTTTATTTTTTTATACAATGGTTTACTGTAGGTCAGGTACAAAGTGTTAAAGGCCGGTTCATTGCCTTGCTTCAATTGCAATAACAAAGCTGCTAATTCTTCTGCTGCTAAAAACTTCATTGATCTTTGTATGCTGATTTCGCCCTGTGCTAAATTACATATTTAGTCATAAAGCATTTTCAATGATATTGATTATTTTTTGAATAACCGCGCAACGTGCTAAAATGCCAGGATCTGTTAATTTTATTTTGTTGATTATTAGCTTATTATTAAATAATTGTAAATATTTTCATATCAGCATCAATGTATTTCCACGCTGCTCCGTATTGGTTTATATAAGGGCATCCCTAACTGCCTTTTAAACTTATGGACCATTTAAGACCACTTTTTACAAAATATATGGACGACAGCTGTACCACAGCTGAGATCGGATTGCTGATGCAGTATTTTAATGAACTGGAAAATGAAAGCGGGCTCAAAGCGCTGATTGCCGCTGAAATGGCAAAAGATGTTGAAGAAGAAACCGATGAATCTGCACTCGACAAGCGTCTGCTAAAGATTTATGATCAGTTACAAACAGACCTTATTCCGGCCGTACCTGCAGCAGCTGTCATCCGTCCAATACGTAATTATTTTAAATATGCAGGTGCAGCGGCCGTTCTTCTCATCGTTTCGGCGGTCTTGTATTTTTATGTGCAGCGCAACCAAAGCAGCAATGTGTCAAATTTAACAGCTGGGCAGCTGGCCAGGGATGTCGGTCCCGGGGGTAACAATGCCATTTTAACGCTGGCCGATGGGTCGGAAATTTCGCTTACAGATGCCGGAAATGGTGAATTGGCCAGCCAGTCTGGCATTACCATTACTAAAACCAGGGATGGGGAACTGGTTTACGAAATCGCAAAAGGTAAAGCGCTTGGTGCAACACAATACAATAGCATCAGTACGCCAGCAGGCGGTCAGTACCAGGTTAATCTTCCCGATGGCAGTAAGGTATGGCTAAATGCGATGTCTTCCTTAAAATATCCCACTGTGTTTAGCGGAACCGACCGTAGGGTCACCCTTAGGGGGGAAGCTTATTTTGAAGTGGCCAAAGATCAGGGCAGACCATTTGTAGTGGCTTCCAGCGCGGCGGGAAAGTCCCAGGAAATTACTGTTCTGGGTACACACTTTAACATCAACAGCTATGCAGATGAACCTGTCATCAAAACTACGCTTCTGGAAGGGAGTGTAAGGGTAGCAAGCGGTACCGCCTCAAAAGTGCTCCGGCCAGGGCAGCAATCGGCTGTTTCGGAACGGATTATACTTACAGAAGTGGATGTTGACCAGTTTGTTGACTGGAAAAATGGTAATTTTTATTTTGATGATGAAAATATTGAATCCATTATGCGCAAGCTGGCACGATGGTACGATATAGATGTGGTTTACCAGGGCAAAATACCGGACGCCGTATTTGGTGCAGAGATATCCCGGGCAAAAAGACTGTCAGAAGTCCTGAAAGGGCTGGAAACGGCCGGAAAAATCCACTTTAAAATAGAAGGAAGGAGGGTTACCGTTATGCAGTAAGCTCTACACCTGTAGTTGATCTACACATCGGTAAATCAAAATAAAAAAGGCCAGGAGTGCTTGGACCCACCCCTGGCCATAAGGCCTGATTTACCTACAATAATGTTTCGCACACTATAATTAACTAAAACCAAACCAAGAGCCCTAAACCTAATCAGGGCCCTAAAATTCAAATGTATGAAATTTTATGCGCTATTTAAACGCGGGTATTTTGCCTGCGTGGCACAAACAATTTTGTGTATTATGGATTCGGTTATACACCTGGTTCGTAATACAGATCAAAGAAAACTGATTATGCGAATCAACCTCACCGTAATCCTGTTAACCAGCTGCTTGCTCCAGGTAAGTGCCAGCAGTTATGCACAGAAAATCAACCTGACCAAAACCAATATCT
This window of the Pedobacter africanus genome carries:
- a CDS encoding RES family NAD+ phosphorylase, which translates into the protein MQVFRICLAKYAVKLTASGRAARWNPNDIEMIYTASSRSLACLENVVHRNQIGLNQYFKVMTIQIPDDICILSIEQKKLPADWTEFQHIPLTQQLGEEWIKDNKSAVLKVPSSIINAEYNYLINPLHPDFNAIKLLKSETFVFDRRIKA
- the parS gene encoding type II RES/Xre toxin-antitoxin system antitoxin, which codes for MAATPKPYKTKAKVSIVAESALIATYQSLYDNPISLLTSSKKGLSAKAALDFLNLSGFSKEEFQDTFKTNVKTIQNYVSNSSKLDAALSEKLLKSFSLFDKGIEIFGSAKTFHQWLNMPAYGLGNQIPFDLMDTITGISLIEEELIRIEYGDLA
- a CDS encoding response regulator transcription factor produces the protein MAKRIHIVEDDEDIRFIVEYLLRDENYDVESFGGAKEFIKGIQNDKPDLIILDVMLPDGNGIAICRDLKTSSETLHIPVIIMSAHAAEKSVLEEACADDFISKPFDLDYFLQRVKKQLPA
- a CDS encoding histone H1; this encodes MEKFSKVKELLASVEADAEKFYNAGNSAAGTRVRKAMQDLKVLAQEIRTEVTEKKNSGK
- the mgrA gene encoding L-glyceraldehyde 3-phosphate reductase, which encodes MSYIPNPSRYSKMEYRRCGNSGLKLPAISLGLWHNFGHVDQLENCSNILKLAFDNGITHFDLANNYGPPPGSAEENFGRLLKRNFSGYRDEMIISTKAGYTMWEGPYGDWGSKKYLVSSLDQSLRRMNLSYVDIFYHHRPDPETPIEETMSALNLLVRQGKALYVGLSNYKPAEAARAIQILKELGTPCLIHQPKYSMYERWIEDGLLDLLGNEGVGCIPFSPLAQGMLTDKYLKGIPADSRAAKAHGFLKPEQVTSEKINQLQQLNALAAERGQKLAQMALSWILRDQRITSVLVGASRPEQLADSLKCLDNITFSQAELDKIDRIL
- a CDS encoding YceH family protein, producing MEPSQKLPILDGVELRVLGVLMEKSKTTPEYYPMTINAITLACNQKTSRKPVVQYDDQTVTLALDTLKRKSLVSTATGGSSRSVKYKHNFAIVFPVLPQEVAIMCLLMLRGPQTPGELNTNSGRMFEFESLDEVQSVLERLSDPEMPYLMQLPKRAGQKEVRYMHLLGGEPDLSQIEQQEEGYSKPAGELETRLAKVEEELAELKEAFEKLMKELY
- a CDS encoding NAD-dependent succinate-semialdehyde dehydrogenase; amino-acid sequence: MSIQSVNPANGKIVKSYREDPPDKVIRKIGQTHKAWLSWKESSFGERAVLMDKLAARLHAERDKLAALMAVEMGKPLKDGLAEIDKCAAVCQYYAGNASAFLQDQLVTTEAAKSYVSFQPLGTVLAVMPWNFPFWQVFRFLAPALMAGNCGVLKHASNVPGCALAIEQMVKDAGFPAHVFQTLLIGSKAVAAVIEHPLVKAVTLTGSTVAGTKVAAQAGLLLKKTVLELGGSDPYLVLEDADLEMAADVCASSRLINNGQSCIAAKRFIVAKKIEREFTSLFVDRIKQRKIGDPFETGTDLGPMARADLRDELHAQVLKNTEMGAKCILGGKVPARKGEHAYYEPTVLTNIKKGMPAYSEELFGPVAAILTARDTEHAISLANDTSFGLGAAVFTSNVQLGEEIARNKLQAGSCFVNSLVKSDPHLPFGGINQSGYGRELGMFGIHEFVNIKTVYVK
- a CDS encoding RNA polymerase sigma factor, which codes for MKFLAAEELAALLLQLKQGNEPAFNTLYLTYSKPLYKKINRVVKDESVADELLQDLFLKIWEKREDIRPEQSFVSFLHTVANNLVYDYFRKISKDKRLHARLLVNAVDYYMQTEEALINKETSGMIQEAINSLSESRRKVFILCKIEGKSYQEAADILGITAATVNSHMVNAIRFIKEHLYKKENISAVVVVSAMCYFH
- a CDS encoding FecR family protein, with product MDHLRPLFTKYMDDSCTTAEIGLLMQYFNELENESGLKALIAAEMAKDVEEETDESALDKRLLKIYDQLQTDLIPAVPAAAVIRPIRNYFKYAGAAAVLLIVSAVLYFYVQRNQSSNVSNLTAGQLARDVGPGGNNAILTLADGSEISLTDAGNGELASQSGITITKTRDGELVYEIAKGKALGATQYNSISTPAGGQYQVNLPDGSKVWLNAMSSLKYPTVFSGTDRRVTLRGEAYFEVAKDQGRPFVVASSAAGKSQEITVLGTHFNINSYADEPVIKTTLLEGSVRVASGTASKVLRPGQQSAVSERIILTEVDVDQFVDWKNGNFYFDDENIESIMRKLARWYDIDVVYQGKIPDAVFGAEISRAKRLSEVLKGLETAGKIHFKIEGRRVTVMQ